The Maridesulfovibrio salexigens DSM 2638 region TTGTATGCATTAAGGCCGAAAAGTGCTTGCAGAATAGCGAGGTCCGCTTCCTTGTTCTTAAGCATCTGCACGTTTTCACCGGAGCCGGCAGAGTTGATTGCTGTAGCAGTGATCTTGTCCGCCTTGGCAAGCTTGATGCTGACCAGTGTTCCAATGGCAACACCGACAGGATAGTATGTTCCGCCTGTAGTGGCAGTTGCGATGATCAGGTTATTGTCACTTGCATGTGAAGGTGCGGCTGTGAAGCTAAGACAAAGCATACAGGTTAAAACGAGGCTCGAGAATTTCTTGAACATTCTTCCTCCGATGTTGGATGTTAATCTAGCGGATGTGTAAAGTGTAGATCAATGGATTATGAAAGGGGTATAGTATAGAATTAATAAAAAATCCAGAATGTATAAAATTTACGATTTACAATGGTTTAGTACTTTTGATTTTTGAAAACAATATTATTGCATGTGTTAAATAATGTATTGTGTAAATTGATTGTATGATCAAATGTAGAGTGGGATAGTCTGTTTTTGTTTGTCTTTTGTACTATTAACACAGTCCGCCGGCATGTCCGTCGGAACGGGGATCGCATCCTCCGCAAAGTGTGCCTTTTTCCGGATCACGCACGATTATCTGTCCCCGTCCGAAAAGAGTTCGGTCATATCCTCCGCGCATTTCAAGCTCATGTCCCATGGCGGAGAGTCTTTCAATTGTCGCACCGGGCAGCCCTTCTTCCAGACATATTTTACCTCCGGCTTCTCCCGGTTCAATGCAGAAACGTAGTCTATTTAGTGCTTCCTGCGGATTCGCGCCGTCATCAAGCATGGCAGAGATTACCTGCATATGTCCCTGCGGCTGCATGAATCCACCCATGACACCGAATGTTGAGTGCAGAGATTTGTCTTCGCGCAGACATATGCCGGGAATGATTGTGTGGTAGCTGCGTTTACCTCCGGCAAGCACGTTGGGGTGGTTAGGATCGAGAGAAAAGTTGTGCCCTCTGTTTTGCAGTGAGAACCCCAGTCCTTCAGGGACTATTCCGGTTCCGAATCCAAGGTAGTTGGAATTAACCATAGAGCAGCCGTTACCGTCCTTATCCACTACGCAGAAGTATACAGTATCAGATGAATTGAGGGGGACTCCACTGGTGTTGTCCAGCTTGGCCCGGTCCGGGAAAATTTGGGCTGCCCTTTTCGCGCCATAAGAGGGGGAGAGCAGCTTTTTAAGAGGGGTAGAATAATGATGGGGGTCGGCAACGTGCAGGCGGGCATCAGCAAATGCGAGCCGCATAGCTTCAATAAGATGATGCAATCGCTCGGGAGAGTCCGGTGCGCCCAGTTCGGCTACATCAATATCATTAAGTGTGTTTAAGGCTAGCAGGGCAGCTAGTCCCTGACCATTGGGCGGGCATTCATGGATTTCATATCCGCGGTAATTTACACTGATGGATTCTTGAAACAGGCTTGAGTGTGAAGCCATGTCATTTTCAGAAAGGAAGCCGCCGTGATCGCGGACTATTTTGACTATCTTTTCTGCAATATCACCAGTGTAGAAAAGTTGTTTTGCACCGGATGGGGAATGATCCGCCAGACGCGCAAGCAGCAGCCCCAGATTGCGGTTGAGCATGATTTCACCGCAGCGGGGAGCTTTGTCATTTAATAGCAATTGTTCGCCGCCGGGACTGTGTTTAAGGATTTCAGATCCTTCATTCCAAAGCTGTGCTGTTACGGGGCTGACCGGGAAACCTTGCATGGCGTATCGAATTGCCGGAGCGAAGATTTCAGAAAGTTCCAGAGTTCCGTGTCGCTCCACCAGATCGGCCCAAAGTCCAAGAGCGCCCGGAACGTTGACGGTCATGGCATGGCGCAGGGGGAGTTCTCCGGAAATTCCCATAGCAGTAACTTTTTCAAGGGAAATGTCTTGAGCTGATTTACCGGAACCGTTCAATGCGAAAACATCTTTTGCTGTAGCAGAGTAAAAAAGCGCAAATGCATCTCCACCCAATCCGGTGCTGCATGGCTCCACAACAGCAAGGGCGGCAGCAACCGCAATGGCAGCATCAGCTGCATTGCCGCCTTTACGAAGTATTTCCACTCCGGCTTCAGTGGCAAGTGGCTGACTCGAAGCAACCATCCCTTTTGTTGCGTATACCGGAGAGCGGCGGGAATTGAAGGTGAATGCCGGGAGATGATGGGAGGAAATCTCAAAGGTGGACATATATTGACTCCGGTTACGGTGTATTAATTGATTGCAATGTTAGAAGCAATCGTAGGTAAATAGCAATAGTTTCCACTAGAGTGTGCGTTTA contains the following coding sequences:
- a CDS encoding gamma-glutamyltransferase family protein, producing MSTFEISSHHLPAFTFNSRRSPVYATKGMVASSQPLATEAGVEILRKGGNAADAAIAVAAALAVVEPCSTGLGGDAFALFYSATAKDVFALNGSGKSAQDISLEKVTAMGISGELPLRHAMTVNVPGALGLWADLVERHGTLELSEIFAPAIRYAMQGFPVSPVTAQLWNEGSEILKHSPGGEQLLLNDKAPRCGEIMLNRNLGLLLARLADHSPSGAKQLFYTGDIAEKIVKIVRDHGGFLSENDMASHSSLFQESISVNYRGYEIHECPPNGQGLAALLALNTLNDIDVAELGAPDSPERLHHLIEAMRLAFADARLHVADPHHYSTPLKKLLSPSYGAKRAAQIFPDRAKLDNTSGVPLNSSDTVYFCVVDKDGNGCSMVNSNYLGFGTGIVPEGLGFSLQNRGHNFSLDPNHPNVLAGGKRSYHTIIPGICLREDKSLHSTFGVMGGFMQPQGHMQVISAMLDDGANPQEALNRLRFCIEPGEAGGKICLEEGLPGATIERLSAMGHELEMRGGYDRTLFGRGQIIVRDPEKGTLCGGCDPRSDGHAGGLC